In a genomic window of Nitrospira sp. CR1.1:
- the recG gene encoding ATP-dependent DNA helicase RecG, whose product MVRSRPRMSRPDSSDPHGSFQAFLQRVARPIEFACRDAYAHLPTVKNLDRFISEQVISTLGERLYPRALEIELLSLRSLFVDFHAGLTTSEQKNRLTQALQLLRRLQEGSFAIHLPVNTAEASLPIHTATTIVPTRPALEVSIQFAKGVGPKRTLLLKRLGIQTIEEALWTLPWRYDDRSIITPVAKLVPGSTPCICGVITQAKTTRARSRRLSILDVAVQDETGTVRAVFFNQSYLEGVLKEGTRVMMAGRVLAGRRGWMDLRLEPMQFEVLSGQEDELLHVGRIVPVYHETRGWTSRQMRILVQGLLADHGGELQEVLPLSIRARHRLSPISEAIQQVHFPPPKTDLAALDRGVTAAHRRLAFEELFLLQSTMVLRQQEVKAEHKPFRFNPRVSQLKELAQILPFALTAAQERVWRQVQADMATSRPMNRLVQGDVGSGKTIVAVHALVMACGSGCQAALMVPTEILAEQHYLNLRPLLEAVGVNAVLLTSGGKAKERHAVLAQLASGEAQVAIGTHALLQKKVTFAKLGLVVVDEQHKFGVLQRKTLLDKGYRPDVLVMTATPIPRTLAMTVYGDLDVSVIDMLPPGRKPVRTMLYSEGQRRKTWQLVGDELKAGRQVYIVYPLVEESEKSDLKAAIQGAEQLQREVFPQAQIGLLHGRMPTADKEHTMAAFKAGTIQILVATTVIEVGVDVPNATVMVIEHAERFGLAQLHQLRGRVGRGTHQSLCILMASYLPREARPKVSRDGRSEANASNAQQRLAALVQSHDGFVIAEEDLRIRGPGEFLGLRQWGLPEFRAANLVRDAQLLELARQEAFAMVTQDPGLMLPQHQALKAEIFRRWKGKLSLGDVS is encoded by the coding sequence ATGGTACGATCCCGTCCCAGGATGTCACGTCCTGATTCCTCTGATCCCCACGGGTCTTTTCAAGCATTCCTGCAGCGAGTGGCCAGACCCATCGAATTCGCGTGCCGTGATGCCTATGCCCATCTTCCGACGGTAAAGAACCTTGATCGTTTTATATCGGAACAGGTGATTAGCACGCTCGGCGAGCGACTCTATCCTCGCGCGCTTGAAATTGAGCTGCTTTCCTTGCGTAGTTTGTTTGTCGATTTCCATGCCGGACTCACCACTTCCGAACAGAAAAATCGATTGACGCAGGCGCTCCAACTCCTTCGCCGCCTGCAAGAGGGGTCGTTTGCCATTCATCTACCCGTGAATACCGCAGAGGCAAGCCTACCGATTCACACAGCGACAACGATTGTTCCCACACGGCCTGCTTTAGAGGTCTCGATTCAATTTGCCAAGGGGGTTGGTCCGAAACGAACCCTGCTTTTGAAACGTCTCGGAATCCAGACGATCGAAGAGGCGTTGTGGACCTTGCCTTGGCGGTATGACGACCGATCGATCATCACGCCGGTAGCCAAGCTGGTGCCAGGCAGTACGCCGTGCATCTGTGGAGTGATTACGCAAGCGAAAACCACGCGTGCACGGTCCCGACGGCTGTCGATTCTTGACGTGGCCGTTCAGGACGAAACCGGAACGGTGCGTGCGGTGTTTTTTAATCAATCCTATCTGGAAGGCGTGTTGAAGGAGGGAACGCGGGTTATGATGGCCGGACGTGTGCTTGCCGGTCGGCGTGGATGGATGGATCTACGGCTGGAGCCGATGCAATTTGAAGTGTTGAGCGGGCAGGAGGATGAATTGCTGCACGTGGGGCGGATCGTTCCCGTCTATCACGAGACGAGGGGATGGACCTCTCGCCAGATGCGAATCCTGGTGCAGGGCTTGCTGGCCGACCACGGAGGAGAGTTGCAGGAAGTATTGCCCCTGTCCATTCGCGCGCGGCACCGGTTGTCGCCGATCAGTGAGGCGATTCAGCAGGTGCACTTCCCGCCGCCGAAAACGGACCTGGCGGCGCTTGACCGCGGTGTGACGGCCGCCCACCGTCGGTTGGCCTTCGAAGAATTGTTCCTGCTCCAGTCGACCATGGTGCTTCGGCAACAGGAGGTGAAGGCAGAGCACAAACCGTTTCGATTCAATCCCCGTGTGAGCCAATTAAAAGAGCTGGCACAGATTCTGCCGTTTGCCTTGACGGCTGCGCAGGAACGGGTATGGCGCCAGGTTCAGGCCGATATGGCGACTTCGCGACCCATGAACCGGTTGGTGCAGGGAGATGTCGGGTCTGGGAAAACGATTGTCGCCGTGCATGCCCTGGTGATGGCCTGTGGCTCCGGTTGTCAAGCTGCCCTGATGGTTCCCACTGAAATCCTGGCCGAACAGCACTATCTCAATCTCAGGCCGCTGCTAGAGGCGGTTGGGGTAAATGCGGTGCTGCTCACGAGTGGTGGCAAGGCTAAGGAGCGCCATGCCGTCCTGGCGCAGTTGGCGTCTGGTGAGGCGCAGGTGGCCATTGGCACGCATGCGCTGCTTCAGAAAAAAGTCACGTTCGCCAAGCTTGGCTTGGTGGTGGTCGATGAACAGCATAAGTTCGGCGTGCTGCAACGAAAAACGCTGCTGGACAAAGGCTACCGGCCTGATGTGCTGGTGATGACGGCGACGCCGATTCCGCGCACCTTGGCCATGACCGTCTATGGAGATCTAGACGTCTCGGTCATCGATATGTTGCCGCCGGGACGCAAGCCGGTGCGGACCATGCTCTATTCGGAAGGCCAGCGCCGCAAGACATGGCAGTTGGTAGGAGATGAGCTGAAGGCCGGACGTCAGGTGTATATCGTCTATCCCTTGGTGGAGGAGTCTGAGAAAAGTGATCTCAAGGCGGCGATACAGGGAGCTGAACAGTTACAACGCGAAGTCTTTCCGCAGGCACAGATCGGGCTGCTGCATGGCAGGATGCCGACGGCTGACAAAGAGCATACGATGGCGGCCTTCAAGGCCGGCACGATCCAGATTCTAGTAGCCACGACGGTCATTGAAGTGGGGGTGGATGTGCCCAATGCGACGGTCATGGTCATCGAACATGCCGAACGGTTCGGGCTAGCGCAACTCCATCAATTACGCGGGCGTGTCGGGCGAGGGACGCATCAATCCTTGTGCATCTTAATGGCATCGTATCTTCCGCGAGAGGCCAGGCCGAAAGTCAGTCGTGACGGAAGGTCTGAGGCCAATGCCTCCAATGCCCAGCAACGATTGGCGGCGCTTGTGCAGTCGCACGACGGGTTTGTCATTGCCGAGGAAGATCTTCGCATCAGAGGGCCCGGCGAGTTCTTGGGGTTGCGGCAATGGGGGCTGCCGGAGTTTCGCGCGGCCAATCTGGTGCGCGACGCGCAATTGCTGGAGTTGGCGAGACAAGAGGCGTTCGCGATGGTGACCCAGGATCCGGGCTTGATGCTGCCTCAGCATCAGGCGCTCAAGGCGGAGATATTTCGCCGTTGGAAGGGGAAGCTGTCTTTGGGGGATGTGAGTTAG